The DNA segment CTGCTCTGTGGGCGCATCAGTTAATAACCTGCCTATGAAGAGTGGTGATATTTACTGAATTAATAAATACCATATGGTATTCTACAATATGAATGCAGAAAGTTTCCTAAAAACAATCACCATCTAACTTATATCGTCACAATGTGTCCGTCTTTAGAGTGTATGGCACTTAATGTTGCAGTAAGTTGTACTAATTTCAGAGCAATGTTAAAAAGaacctttgtttttaaattttcaatAGCCAAAGgccttttttaattaaattacctTTTTAAGCAGTAATTGATATTAAGGTAGACGAAAGCATTGTTACAGTGAAATGAAAAGATGACACATGCTACTCTTGGTACATAGCCTATTTATCTATACTATCCCAATAGATATAGAGAAACTTTAGGAAGTAAGTCAGAATACTTAAGGTTTAAGAAGATCCTTAAAAAGAACTTTTTTtagaatgtgtgtgtttgtaactggattttgtgtgtgtaaataggTATTTTGGCTCTTGCTAGTTTTCTTCTGCTGACTTTCCTGGAAGTAACCCAGTCTTGTCCTCCAATCTGTAAATACTGCTCCACAGGGCTAGCAGAATGTGAGCATGTCTCGTCGCTTCAGGAAGGTAAGCCTTTATCCCTCTCCTGCTTTCCTGTTGCTGTCAATTCATGGGCAAGAACAGTAGTTAGTGGAATTTTGAAATTACATGTTGCTTTGAACAGTGGTGTTTTATATTTATAAGAAATAAATCTAGAAGTGTAAATATATTCACTTGAaaaactataaaaaggaaaaagcaATTGCCATATAAAAGAGACATTATGCAGTCCAGGTTGTGATGGGACCTGTGAATACAGTAGTAGGCCATATGCCAAGTACAAAAGGATGGATATTTAGGAGAACAGCACAGCACAGTCTGTCTCTGAGTAGATCAGTTTCAGTCATTATGGTCTGATCCTCAGCTGTAGCCCTTTGTACTTGCCCAGTGCAGTCACATCTCAGGGCTGGTACCCAacttaaattagagcagcctcttGTCTTCCAGTACTTTAATTCCTAATACCTTTATTTGTACCTCAGTCTTACCAGGTTTGCCAAACTCCACAGAGAAAATACTATTACGTCACGGAAACCTCAGCAAGATACCACCACTGGCTTTTCAGAACTTCCCCAGGCTTCATTTGCTCTCCATAACTGGATTTCTGTTCTCTTCACTTCCAAACCTGACCTTTGTTGCAAAGGACGTCAGCAACCTGAGGAGTTTGGATCTCAGCAGTAACTGCCTGCTGAGCTGTGGGATTGAGCCTTTGGCTTTCTCTGGCCTGGGAATCCTCGAGGAGTTGATTCTTACAAACAATGCCTTGGATATGCTGAAAAGTTCTTGGTTCTTAGAGTTGACTCTGCTCACCAAACTCctcctttctgacaacaaaattacATATCTTCCTCCAAGGACTTTTGAGAGTTTGGCTAAGCTTAACGAACTCATTGTGTCTTCCAATTTCATTCAGTATCTTTCCATGGACACATTTTATGGGCTAGCATCATTGACCAAACTGGACTTATCAAGCAATGAAATCCTGTTTATTAATAATGATGTTTTCCAGCCTTTGCAGGCCCTGACGCATCTGTGGTTGTTTAAGAATAAGCTGACTGCACTGGCCAGCGTTCCAGACTCTCTTACCTCGTTGTCTCTTAATGAAAATCCTTGGATCTGCGACTGTCATCTGGTGAGCTCAATACAGTTACTGAAGGACAAAGTTCAGACACCCAGTGGCCTGGTTTGCAATAGTCCGCCGAGCCTGAGGGGACACCATGTGTTGAGTGTCGGGCCTGAAGTCTGTGCTTATCCAACTCACGCAGGAAATCTACCACAGGAAAGCACTTCAAAATTGAACTCGCTGTATGGCTTCACAGGTAAACTCTAGCAATGCAACATAGGTTGGAAGCTGTTTGTCTGCATTGTTCATATTTCACATTACTCCAAAGGTGTAAAATATTATAAAAAATcttccatttttatttgtttagccTGCTTTCTCATAAGCACCTAGTTGGCAGTCCTTGGGCAGGAGAGCCCCAAGCCAGAAATGGGATGCATTGTAgaacagcagggaaggagagctaatggCTTGGAAGGGGATGATTCAGCTCCTTAGTGAAAGTTCAGGGGGTGTGGATGGATTATCAAGTGGTGCTGCAGAGCAGGTGCTTTGACAGAGCTGTGTGGTGAAAAACTTGCATGAAATCTGCCTGTACCATGCTTGGCACTTGTGGATACTAATATTACTATTAAGCACCAAGTTCACAtataaacttaaaaaataaagccATGAACGTGGTCTGACTCTCATCCCGTCTCCTGCAGGTGGACTTTTCTTCAGTTTCATCATGTGCCTGATTGTCTGTTTCATCACAAAACACTGGAAATATAGCAGAGTTACTAATCAGGCAGAGGATGGACACGTCTTACAGAAGGACTCTGTAGAAGAGTTCCCAAGGAGCGTGACCGATGCCCCTTCAGTATCCCCTCTTCCCCATAACTGTGTAATAAAAGCAAATAGGACAAGGGGCTTTCAGGAGGAAAGTGAAGCAGACACAATAGAAAAAGCACTGTGTGACCATTTGAAGAACACGTCCCAATCCAGCAGAGAACATTCCAAAACAAGCTCCCCAGTGAAGATGCCTGGAGTAGCCCTGCTGCCGGCTCACAGTCCCACAGGTAAAAAGATCATGACAATCTGTAAAGATGGAATGGAAATTGGAAGATTAACTGAACGTCCAGACAAAGCCACAAGCCCAGCACTCCAGCaagtgggcaacaaaaatgtggaGAGAACAGCTGAAATCCCCAGATGTGTCAGTGCACCCGGCTTACTTCCTAATGTGGAGAAACAACCTTCtccaaaaagggaccctggtttGCATTGCTCATTGTTGAGCCATGAAAAAACAATCCCAACCAGGGAGTGGATGGAGAATGGCGAACCTGGTAAGTTCAAATAAAGAGCAACAGTGATTACTCAGAAATGGTGGTGGGCAGGTTGGGTGTTGGTCACTTTGGAACGGGAAGAGGGTAGGTAGCAATAGCTTTCACGTGTGTATTTTGCGATAGTAGCCATTGCCGAGAGGCCCAGTGCTCTGCAGAGTCTCAAGGGGCCTGCTGCTAATCAGGCGGCCCATTGTAATGGAGACTGCAAGGAATCTGCTACAACTACAGAACCAGCAAGAATTCTCAGTGATGGCTACTGTACACTGGGGATACTGATTCACTGAGCGTCTTCATCCTTCGGGTTTTGTATATTTCCCTATACAGTATCAGGGTAAAGTGCTTTCAGCCTTTTCATCAGTATGTCGAGGTGTTTTTGTATTCCTGTGTTATCGCTCAGTGGAGAGAAGTGAGATTTGTGCATAtgattaaaatatgtatttacaaTGTAGATAACTGCAGAATGTCAACTTTGTTCCCTCTGTTTTACAGCCTTGGTGAAATATTTTGAAACCCAGTGGGAAGAGCAGGCTTTGAGTCCCATTACCTGGTTTTCTGGTTCTCAATGTTCCCAGACTTTGATAAATGTAGTTTCTCCAGCAGGAAGTGCTACACATATACAAACAAGCAGAGACAGAATTCACACCACCTCTAACAAGAGAAGTAAATCCTGGAGCCCCTTTCACTTCAACGTCTCCAGTCATTTAACAGAGGCTCATGGAGATAGTGCATCTAGAACAAATGCTGAGAATGGATTTGAGGCCAACTTGGTGCATTCAAGAAGACACAAAGACTGTGAGACTTTATGTCAAGAACATTTTATAAAGAGTGAGTCCACTGTTACTACTGAGGGCAGATTCAAAGATCAAGGAATGAAAGAACCAGACTTGCAGAAAGACATCTATCTTAAGAACTGCTGCATTGCACAAAGTGAAAGCAACAATCAGAGAGCGACTACGAACACAGGGGATGTCAACCTCACTCCAGAACCTGAAGCACCAGCCAGCTCTCCACTTTCAGATTTAGCCAGCCCTAGAGAACATGCTGGTGCCAGCAACCCAGATAATAAAGACATCAAGCCTGCAGCGGAGGGAAAATTAGTTAGCCCCTGTCTTGGAAAAGAAGATATCCATCCCCAGTCTTTCTGTAATAATGATAGATTGGGAGAAGAGAGGCCCAGCTGTAGAACACCCAGGAGTGAGAAACCCGACAAAGAATCTTCCTTAAAGAACAATAAATTAACAAAGGAGAGATTTTGGAACTACCATACAAATTGCTGCAATGAACACCAGCCCTGCCCAATTGCTCAGAAAGTATTGAAGGAGTTGAAGACTGCACTTCTGACTTCGAGAGAGCAATTAGATCTGTCCGCACAAGCTCCCCCCTCTGACATGGATCTTCTGAAAGGTAATGATAGACTCACCATTAACCTTCTAGTTAAACTTTCCCAGAGAAGGGAAAAGCAGAGGGCAAAGAAGCAGCCCTGGAAATGACTGGAGATTAGTCACTACCATAAAGTGTAGCAATGCTGCAATGCCATATATTCTATGCACTGCTGATTTGGATTAAATTTACACCTAATTTTATGAAGAGGTTTTGCCTTCTGCAGCTAATGAACATCAGTCTGTGGGACTGCTCTTGTGGCAAGGGGGATATGTGGGAGCTAATGCTAAGAAACAGTCTATGCCCTGTGCTGATGCTTGTGGCTGCTGACAAGTGAAGCATATTGCATGATAAAAGTCCTGGGCAGCAGTGAAAACAAGACCACGCAGGCTTTCTTTGCTTAGCATTATGCCTAAACTCACCACTGGCAGCAGTGTGCGCTGCAG comes from the Mauremys mutica isolate MM-2020 ecotype Southern chromosome 18, ASM2049712v1, whole genome shotgun sequence genome and includes:
- the LOC123352612 gene encoding uncharacterized protein LOC123352612 isoform X2, whose protein sequence is MNCILALASFLLLTFLEVTQSCPPICKYCSTGLAECEHVSSLQEVLPGLPNSTEKILLRHGNLSKIPPLAFQNFPRLHLLSITGFLFSSLPNLTFVAKDVSNLRSLDLSSNCLLSCGIEPLAFSGLGILEELILTNNALDMLKSSWFLELTLLTKLLLSDNKITYLPPRTFESLAKLNELIVSSNFIQYLSMDTFYGLASLTKLDLSSNEILFINNDVFQPLQALTHLWLFKNKLTALASVPDSLTSLSLNENPWICDCHLVSSIQLLKDKVQTPSGLVCNSPPSLRGHHVLSVGPEVCAYPTHAGNLPQESTSKLNSLYGFTGGLFFSFIMCLIVCFITKHWKYSRVTNQAEDGHVLQKDSVEEFPRSVTDAPSVSPLPHNCVIKANRTRGFQEESEADTIEKALCDHLKNTSQSSREHSKTSSPVKMPGVALLPAHSPTGKKIMTICKDGMEIGRLTERPDKATSPALQQVGNKNVERTAEIPRCVSAPGLLPNVEKQPSPKRDPGLHCSLLSHEKTIPTREWMENGEPALVKYFETQWEEQALSPITWFSGSQCSQTLINVVSPAGSATHIQTSRDRIHTTSNKRSKSWSPFHFNVSSHLTEAHGDSASRTNAENGFEANLVHSRRHKDCETLCQEHFIKSESTVTTEGRFKDQGMKEPDLQKDIYLKNCCIAQSESNNQRATTNTGDVNLTPEPEAPASSPLSDLASPREHAGASNPDNKDIKPAAEGKLVSPCLGKEDIHPQSFCNNDRLGEERPSCRTPRSEKPDKESSLKNNKLTKERFWNYHTNCCNEHQPCPIAQKVLKELKTALLTSREQLDLSAQAPPSDMDLLKEQEVTTTFLAQCINSEEPLTNKWEKGNSSTLPDVHASFAPDGICHQELPGDDSKISCGFPQTITLQLGQQTSISHQEAGAECPSLSKAIVELINEFQESTEKCIVKDQSRMVDSLEQLPLGNASVSANHLPSRRCENARNEHVAQDWKSLNAETHSDALTQTYNTINEHFAGGEEGCVPASPSILRRELCYVKSLQLSAMEPVYSCLPLSADESTLDPDSLTSSPNISKVSLLDIHEVERKSVADRKSNHYLSNYVISVQKMQISPSEEKSVGRLRDESADAEFMLNENEAAQFNINEEKTKEFQSDCTEHNSYELVNIVSSNDTDHQKNIRELLAPSDILRIENNTWHNTDNNPYRSCLENACSSIAADRNECDDVGCKKETGHEYLYQPAASKGCRSSTNPSLTVYESQAEEISVAGYDGTVSHSGHASRNTGIQQFACNKKDKFQLQNIPVNPKMENEPDMKYSKPKYHMLVAGNTDASLCVAGDNPSASPYLESGQPLEIGLHSRTICLPEQSDRCLLPQDSALSDPQKKELEQNWSESLSAKQLKKTYCSVFRLPTEGSSFGRLCQNVDCTIEPPHLSKGTSPTTPLTPNLCLLGQETEIHANGESLAFNPQLMDKATYLSCLYNPKTPRKQANELSVLSNLRYCKISAKVSFGVEEEGGRTVSHTKKENDPDQLTSDHQYKSPAKKVVTADSN
- the LOC123352612 gene encoding uncharacterized protein LOC123352612 isoform X1; its protein translation is MVFNRKVQCISEDEFFLLLTFLEVTQSCPPICKYCSTGLAECEHVSSLQEVLPGLPNSTEKILLRHGNLSKIPPLAFQNFPRLHLLSITGFLFSSLPNLTFVAKDVSNLRSLDLSSNCLLSCGIEPLAFSGLGILEELILTNNALDMLKSSWFLELTLLTKLLLSDNKITYLPPRTFESLAKLNELIVSSNFIQYLSMDTFYGLASLTKLDLSSNEILFINNDVFQPLQALTHLWLFKNKLTALASVPDSLTSLSLNENPWICDCHLVSSIQLLKDKVQTPSGLVCNSPPSLRGHHVLSVGPEVCAYPTHAGNLPQESTSKLNSLYGFTGGLFFSFIMCLIVCFITKHWKYSRVTNQAEDGHVLQKDSVEEFPRSVTDAPSVSPLPHNCVIKANRTRGFQEESEADTIEKALCDHLKNTSQSSREHSKTSSPVKMPGVALLPAHSPTGKKIMTICKDGMEIGRLTERPDKATSPALQQVGNKNVERTAEIPRCVSAPGLLPNVEKQPSPKRDPGLHCSLLSHEKTIPTREWMENGEPALVKYFETQWEEQALSPITWFSGSQCSQTLINVVSPAGSATHIQTSRDRIHTTSNKRSKSWSPFHFNVSSHLTEAHGDSASRTNAENGFEANLVHSRRHKDCETLCQEHFIKSESTVTTEGRFKDQGMKEPDLQKDIYLKNCCIAQSESNNQRATTNTGDVNLTPEPEAPASSPLSDLASPREHAGASNPDNKDIKPAAEGKLVSPCLGKEDIHPQSFCNNDRLGEERPSCRTPRSEKPDKESSLKNNKLTKERFWNYHTNCCNEHQPCPIAQKVLKELKTALLTSREQLDLSAQAPPSDMDLLKEQEVTTTFLAQCINSEEPLTNKWEKGNSSTLPDVHASFAPDGICHQELPGDDSKISCGFPQTITLQLGQQTSISHQEAGAECPSLSKAIVELINEFQESTEKCIVKDQSRMVDSLEQLPLGNASVSANHLPSRRCENARNEHVAQDWKSLNAETHSDALTQTYNTINEHFAGGEEGCVPASPSILRRELCYVKSLQLSAMEPVYSCLPLSADESTLDPDSLTSSPNISKVSLLDIHEVERKSVADRKSNHYLSNYVISVQKMQISPSEEKSVGRLRDESADAEFMLNENEAAQFNINEEKTKEFQSDCTEHNSYELVNIVSSNDTDHQKNIRELLAPSDILRIENNTWHNTDNNPYRSCLENACSSIAADRNECDDVGCKKETGHEYLYQPAASKGCRSSTNPSLTVYESQAEEISVAGYDGTVSHSGHASRNTGIQQFACNKKDKFQLQNIPVNPKMENEPDMKYSKPKYHMLVAGNTDASLCVAGDNPSASPYLESGQPLEIGLHSRTICLPEQSDRCLLPQDSALSDPQKKELEQNWSESLSAKQLKKTYCSVFRLPTEGSSFGRLCQNVDCTIEPPHLSKGTSPTTPLTPNLCLLGQETEIHANGESLAFNPQLMDKATYLSCLYNPKTPRKQANELSVLSNLRYCKISAKVSFGVEEEGGRTVSHTKKENDPDQLTSDHQYKSPAKKVVTADSN